In the genome of Leeuwenhoekiella sp. MAR_2009_132, one region contains:
- a CDS encoding DUF5995 family protein produces the protein MQAVTIDEVIIQLDQIILSEKENNSCLVFFPILYNAVTKRIKRGIVNNEFDDNARMEKLDVIFANRYINAYHAFKEKQPLTQSWDFAFKTSEAMVMQHLLLGINAHINLDLGIAAALTTGDNQLGDFETDFNKINAILASMIADVKERIGKVSPLFKLLGLVGKGKEDKLVSFSINIARDGAWLFANEYAAAVNKEVAIKKRDEVIAALAYKIVNPKSKLVQVIAEVVRIFEVKDVQKVASILEEGI, from the coding sequence ATGCAAGCGGTTACTATTGACGAAGTTATTATTCAACTTGATCAAATTATTTTAAGTGAAAAAGAAAACAATAGCTGTCTGGTCTTTTTTCCGATTTTGTATAATGCGGTTACTAAACGCATTAAAAGAGGTATTGTGAATAACGAATTTGATGACAATGCCCGAATGGAAAAACTAGATGTCATTTTTGCGAACCGGTATATCAATGCTTATCATGCATTTAAAGAAAAACAACCACTCACGCAAAGTTGGGACTTTGCTTTTAAAACTTCCGAAGCCATGGTGATGCAGCACTTGCTGCTGGGTATTAATGCGCATATTAACCTTGATCTGGGCATTGCCGCTGCCCTAACTACCGGCGATAATCAACTGGGGGATTTTGAAACCGATTTTAATAAAATAAATGCCATTCTGGCCAGTATGATTGCTGATGTAAAAGAGCGCATCGGTAAAGTTTCTCCATTATTTAAGCTGCTCGGCCTGGTGGGGAAGGGCAAAGAGGACAAGCTGGTTTCTTTTAGCATTAACATTGCCCGCGATGGTGCCTGGCTGTTTGCTAATGAATATGCTGCTGCTGTAAATAAAGAAGTAGCAATTAAAAAACGTGATGAGGTAATCGCTGCTTTAGCTTATAAAATTGTAAATCCAAAAAGTAAGTTAGTACAGGTTATTGCAGAGGTAGTTCGCATTTTTGAAGTTAAGGATGTACAGAAAGTCGCTTCTATTTTAGAAGAAGGGATTTAA